The following are encoded together in the Pseudomonas sp. IB20 genome:
- a CDS encoding co-chaperone GroES yields the protein MSKLRPLHDRVVIRRSEEEKKTAGGIVLPGSAAEKANHGVIIAAGPGKALENGEVRALAVKVGDKVVFGPYSGSNTVKVDGEDLLVMSENEILAVLED from the coding sequence ATGAGCAAGCTTCGTCCTCTGCACGACCGCGTCGTAATCCGTCGCAGCGAAGAAGAAAAGAAAACCGCTGGCGGTATCGTTCTGCCAGGTTCGGCTGCTGAAAAAGCCAACCACGGTGTGATCATCGCTGCTGGCCCAGGCAAGGCTCTGGAAAACGGTGAAGTACGTGCGCTGGCTGTGAAAGTGGGTGACAAGGTTGTTTTCGGCCCTTACTCCGGCAGCAACACTGTGAAAGTCGACGGCGAAGACCTGCTGGTAATGAGCGAGAACGAAATTCTCGCCGTTCTGGAAGACTGA
- a CDS encoding FxsA family protein produces MRPFLLLFLLFPVLELFVFVQVSGAIGFFPALLLIILGSMLGVLVLRVAGLATALRARESLNRGELPAQTMLEGLMMALAGGLLILPGFISDVVGLVMLLPFTRKLLAGKMRQRAEEAAIRQRAFADDLQPRGGPAPRQPLGREGDVIEGEFEHRDSK; encoded by the coding sequence ATGCGCCCTTTTTTATTGCTCTTTCTGCTGTTCCCGGTGTTGGAGCTGTTCGTATTCGTTCAAGTCAGCGGTGCGATCGGGTTTTTCCCGGCACTGTTACTGATCATTCTCGGCTCGATGCTCGGCGTGCTGGTGCTGCGCGTCGCCGGCCTGGCCACGGCGTTGCGTGCTCGTGAAAGCTTGAACCGCGGCGAACTGCCAGCCCAGACCATGCTTGAAGGCCTGATGATGGCCTTGGCCGGTGGCCTGTTGATCCTGCCGGGTTTCATCAGCGACGTGGTCGGCTTGGTCATGCTGCTGCCGTTTACCCGCAAGCTGCTGGCCGGCAAGATGCGCCAGCGTGCCGAAGAGGCGGCGATTCGCCAACGTGCGTTCGCCGACGACCTGCAACCCCGTGGTGGCCCGGCTCCACGCCAGCCGTTGGGGCGTGAAGGTGATGTGATCGAAGGTGAGTTCGAACACCGCGACAGCAAATAA
- a CDS encoding HugZ family pyridoxamine 5'-phosphate oxidase: MSAHVAKNARELLLKEYRGALSTLSKAMPGFPFGSVVPYCLDEQGRPLILISRIAQHTHNLQKDPKCSLLVGEREADDVQAVGRLTYLAEAEKLEDAAAIEAAAERYYRYFPDSANYHKAHDFDFWVLKPVRHRYIGGFGAIHWVDQLTLANPFAGKAERSMIEHMNSDHTKAIAHYVELAGLPTTEPAQLAGVDSEGMHLRIGQSLHWLPFAEPCNNPTQVREALVLLAHAEVWPKKERANA, encoded by the coding sequence TTGAGCGCGCACGTTGCCAAGAACGCCCGAGAGCTGTTGCTCAAGGAATACCGTGGGGCTCTCTCCACATTGTCCAAAGCCATGCCCGGGTTTCCCTTCGGCTCCGTCGTGCCGTATTGCCTCGACGAGCAGGGCCGCCCGCTGATCCTGATCAGCCGCATTGCCCAGCACACCCATAACCTGCAAAAAGACCCCAAGTGCTCGCTGCTGGTGGGTGAGCGCGAGGCCGATGATGTGCAGGCGGTGGGGCGCCTGACCTACTTGGCCGAAGCCGAGAAGCTTGAAGACGCCGCTGCCATTGAAGCGGCCGCCGAGCGTTATTACCGCTACTTCCCCGATTCGGCCAACTACCACAAAGCCCACGATTTTGACTTCTGGGTGCTCAAGCCCGTGCGTCACCGTTATATAGGCGGGTTTGGTGCGATCCACTGGGTCGACCAACTGACCTTGGCCAACCCGTTCGCGGGCAAGGCTGAGCGCAGCATGATCGAGCACATGAACAGCGATCACACCAAGGCCATCGCGCATTACGTCGAACTGGCCGGTTTGCCGACCACCGAGCCTGCGCAATTGGCCGGCGTCGACAGTGAAGGCATGCACCTGCGCATTGGCCAATCCCTGCATTGGTTGCCTTTTGCGGAGCCTTGCAATAATCCGACACAAGTACGCGAAGCCCTGGTTTTATTGGCCCACGCCGAGGTCTGGCCGAAAAAAGAGCGCGCCAACGCTTGA
- a CDS encoding DUF481 domain-containing protein: MLSRTLLCLAVFSASTPLLADTVWLKNGDRLTGKIKVFDGGKLLIQTSYAGAIPVDWKQVKTLESDQELLVKQDAYTGEKAKSLKAADDGKVVLANGEAPKTVELASIQQIIKPKPVIEDLVWKGNVDLALDYKRADKDTNDYDIDFKTTARHGQWRHTGKGEYNREFQDDVTTTDNWALEYDLDRFITEHWYWQGRLTYKRDKVEDLSRQRTVGTGPGYQFWDDELGAFSLGSLVNRTDYEYENGRKTDFYSLAMKWNYNRYLVGKTVEFFTNGEVGKPLSGPSEYSLDAEMGLRYKVTEWASLNLKAERDIISGESEGSLSKTRYTAGFGVAW; this comes from the coding sequence ATGTTGTCCAGAACCCTGCTGTGCCTTGCTGTTTTCAGCGCTTCCACGCCCTTGCTCGCCGACACCGTCTGGTTGAAAAACGGTGACCGCCTGACCGGCAAGATCAAAGTCTTCGACGGTGGCAAGTTGCTGATTCAGACCAGTTACGCAGGGGCGATCCCGGTGGACTGGAAACAGGTGAAAACCCTGGAAAGTGACCAGGAGTTGCTGGTCAAACAGGACGCCTACACCGGCGAAAAAGCCAAATCCCTCAAAGCGGCAGATGATGGCAAGGTGGTGCTGGCCAATGGCGAAGCGCCGAAGACGGTTGAGTTGGCAAGCATCCAGCAAATCATCAAACCCAAGCCTGTGATCGAAGACCTGGTGTGGAAGGGCAACGTTGACCTGGCGCTGGACTACAAGCGTGCCGACAAAGACACCAACGACTACGACATCGACTTCAAGACCACCGCCCGCCACGGCCAGTGGCGTCATACCGGCAAAGGCGAATACAACCGCGAGTTCCAGGACGACGTCACCACCACCGACAACTGGGCGTTGGAATATGACTTGGACCGCTTCATCACCGAGCATTGGTATTGGCAGGGCCGCCTGACCTACAAGCGTGACAAGGTTGAAGACTTGTCCCGCCAACGCACCGTCGGTACCGGTCCGGGCTACCAGTTCTGGGACGATGAGCTGGGTGCGTTCTCCCTCGGCTCCTTGGTAAACCGCACCGACTATGAATATGAAAACGGCCGCAAGACCGACTTCTATTCCCTGGCCATGAAGTGGAACTACAACCGCTACCTCGTAGGCAAGACCGTGGAGTTTTTCACCAACGGCGAGGTGGGCAAGCCGCTCTCCGGGCCGTCCGAATACTCCTTGGATGCGGAGATGGGCCTGCGTTACAAAGTCACCGAATGGGCTTCGCTTAATCTTAAGGCCGAGCGCGACATCATCAGTGGCGAGTCGGAAGGTAGCTTGAGCAAGACCCGTTACACCGCAGGGTTTGGCGTGGCCTGGTAA
- a CDS encoding MGMT family protein, whose product MPTVNPPAEPPQSPADMRRTALYLTLAQVPEGCVVSYGELAHLAGLGRAARWVGRTLSQLPEGTRLPWHRVLGAGGRISLPVGSASGDEQRARLRSEGVSILNNRVDIQRHGWRPVEHSG is encoded by the coding sequence ATGCCCACAGTAAATCCACCTGCCGAACCCCCTCAAAGCCCGGCCGACATGCGCCGCACGGCGCTGTACCTGACATTGGCGCAAGTGCCCGAGGGCTGCGTGGTGAGCTACGGCGAATTGGCCCACCTGGCAGGGCTGGGCCGCGCGGCACGCTGGGTCGGGCGCACGCTCAGCCAGCTGCCAGAGGGCACTCGGTTGCCTTGGCACCGGGTGCTGGGTGCCGGTGGTCGGATAAGTCTGCCGGTGGGCAGTGCCTCAGGCGACGAACAACGTGCGCGTTTACGCAGTGAAGGTGTCAGTATCCTGAACAATCGCGTTGATATTCAGCGTCATGGCTGGCGCCCGGTAGAGCACAGCGGTTAG
- a CDS encoding AmpG family muropeptide MFS transporter, with protein MPRKTWRAALAAYASPSTLVLLLLGFAAGLPYMLVFSTLSVWLREAGVARETIGYASLIGLAYAFKWVWSPLLDQWRLPLLGKLGRRRSWLVLAQTLVILGLIGMGFCDPQKHLSWLIAIAVIVAFASATQDIAVDAYRLEIADDSRQAALAASYMSGYRIAALLATAGALFFAEGFGSTGFNYKHSAWTGTYVLFGLLMIPALLTTFFMREPNVPLRTQLQAGRYSFAHQLVSVFVLIVLLVSVPAMFTQLYNTDFASVLFHGVSLWELLMEDRAFLRAILYIILTALCLSAMGRRGLAPVLTPVNDFILRYRWQALLLLGLIATYRMSDTVMGVMANVFYIDQGFTKDQIAGVSKIFGLIMTLLGAGMGGLLIVRFGILPILFIGGIASAGTNLLFVALADMGPDLQMLIFTISLDNFSSGLATSAFVAYLSSLTNLKFSATQYALLSSIMLLLPRLIGGYSGVMVEKFGYHNFFMITCLLGVPTLFLIALHWFQENRRIRLNPPTEDQPAPTDPSVF; from the coding sequence ATGCCCCGTAAAACCTGGCGCGCCGCGCTCGCCGCCTATGCCAGCCCCTCGACGTTAGTGTTGTTGTTGCTCGGTTTCGCCGCCGGCTTGCCTTACATGTTGGTGTTCTCGACGCTTTCAGTGTGGTTGCGCGAGGCCGGTGTGGCCCGCGAGACCATCGGTTATGCGAGCCTGATCGGTTTGGCCTACGCCTTCAAATGGGTCTGGTCGCCATTGCTCGACCAATGGCGCTTGCCGCTGCTCGGTAAACTCGGACGTCGTCGTTCCTGGCTGGTGCTGGCCCAGACGCTGGTGATCCTCGGGTTGATCGGCATGGGCTTTTGCGACCCGCAAAAACACCTGTCCTGGCTGATTGCCATTGCCGTAATCGTCGCCTTCGCGTCGGCCACCCAAGACATCGCGGTGGATGCCTACCGCCTGGAAATCGCCGACGACAGTCGCCAGGCGGCCCTGGCTGCCAGCTACATGTCCGGTTACCGCATCGCCGCCCTGCTGGCCACGGCGGGTGCACTGTTTTTCGCCGAAGGCTTCGGCTCCACCGGCTTCAACTATAAACACTCGGCGTGGACCGGCACTTACGTGCTGTTCGGCTTGCTGATGATCCCGGCGCTGCTGACCACCTTCTTCATGCGCGAGCCCAATGTGCCACTGCGCACCCAGTTGCAGGCCGGCCGCTACAGCTTCGCGCATCAGCTTGTTTCTGTATTTGTGCTGATCGTGCTGCTGGTGTCGGTCCCGGCGATGTTCACCCAGCTGTACAACACCGACTTCGCCAGCGTGCTGTTCCACGGCGTGAGCCTGTGGGAGCTGCTGATGGAAGACCGCGCGTTCCTGCGCGCCATCCTCTATATCATCCTCACCGCACTGTGCCTGTCGGCCATGGGTCGCCGGGGGCTGGCGCCGGTGCTGACGCCGGTCAACGACTTTATCCTGCGCTACCGCTGGCAGGCGTTGCTGCTGCTCGGGCTGATTGCGACCTATCGCATGTCCGACACGGTGATGGGCGTGATGGCCAACGTGTTCTACATCGACCAGGGTTTTACCAAGGACCAGATTGCCGGAGTCAGCAAGATCTTCGGCCTGATCATGACCCTGCTCGGCGCCGGTATGGGCGGCCTGTTGATTGTGCGCTTCGGGATCCTGCCGATCCTGTTTATCGGCGGCATCGCCTCGGCCGGCACCAACCTGCTGTTTGTCGCGCTCGCCGACATGGGCCCCGACCTGCAGATGCTGATTTTCACCATCTCGCTGGACAACTTCAGCTCAGGCCTGGCCACCTCGGCGTTCGTCGCCTACCTGTCGAGCCTGACCAACCTCAAGTTCTCCGCCACCCAATACGCCCTGCTCAGCTCGATCATGCTGTTGCTGCCTCGCCTGATTGGCGGCTATTCGGGGGTGATGGTGGAGAAGTTCGGGTATCACAACTTCTTCATGATTACCTGTTTGCTGGGTGTGCCGACGCTGTTCCTGATTGCGTTGCATTGGTTTCAGGAAAATCGACGAATTCGTTTGAACCCGCCCACTGAGGACCAACCCGCTCCCACAGACCCCTCTGTATTCTGA
- a CDS encoding proline--tRNA ligase has product MRTSQYLLATQKETPSDAVVISHQLMLRAGMIRKLASGLYTWLPMGLKVMRKVEAIVREEMNAAGSLEVLMPSTQPAELWQESGRWEEYGPELLRFKDRHGRDFCAGPTHEEVITDLMRNELSSYKQLPLNLYQIQTKFRDEIRPRFGLMRGREFIMKDAYSFHADQASLQVTYDRMHKAYCNVFTRLGLKFRPVEADNGSIGGAGSHEFHVLADSGEDDIVFSNGSDYAANIEKAEAVPRETSRPAPAEALRLVDTPDTKTIAALVEKFNLPIEKTIKTLIVRAEEEGKLIALVIRGDHELNEIKAAQQPGVASPLVMASDAELRDAIGAGAGSLGPLNLPLPIIIDRSVELMSDFGIGANIDDKHYFGVNWERDLPVPTVADLRNVVAGDPSPDGKGTLEIKRGIEVGHIFQLGNKYSKAMKCEVLGENGKPITLDMGCYGIGVSRVVAAAIEQNNDEKGIIWSDALAPFQVALVPLRYETEQVREATDKLYAELTAAGFEVLLDDRDKKTSPGIKFADMELIGIPHRIVVSDRGLADGNLEYKSRTEAEAQPLPVADVLSFLQARIRR; this is encoded by the coding sequence ATGCGTACCAGTCAATATTTGCTCGCCACACAGAAAGAAACGCCTTCCGACGCGGTTGTGATCAGCCATCAGCTGATGCTGCGCGCCGGTATGATCCGCAAACTGGCCTCCGGCCTGTACACCTGGCTGCCCATGGGCTTGAAGGTGATGCGCAAGGTCGAAGCGATCGTTCGCGAAGAAATGAACGCCGCCGGCTCTCTGGAAGTGTTGATGCCGAGCACCCAACCGGCTGAGCTGTGGCAGGAATCCGGGCGCTGGGAAGAGTACGGCCCTGAGTTGCTGCGCTTCAAGGACCGTCATGGCCGCGATTTCTGCGCTGGCCCGACCCATGAAGAAGTGATCACCGACCTGATGCGCAACGAGCTGAGCAGCTATAAACAGCTGCCGCTGAACCTGTATCAGATCCAGACCAAATTCCGTGACGAAATCCGCCCACGCTTCGGTTTGATGCGCGGCCGCGAATTCATCATGAAGGACGCCTATTCGTTCCACGCCGACCAAGCTTCGTTGCAGGTCACCTACGACCGCATGCACAAGGCTTACTGCAACGTGTTCACGCGCCTGGGCCTGAAATTCCGCCCGGTTGAAGCGGACAACGGTTCCATCGGCGGCGCCGGCTCCCACGAATTCCACGTGCTGGCCGACTCCGGCGAAGACGATATCGTGTTCAGCAACGGTTCCGACTACGCGGCGAACATTGAGAAAGCCGAAGCCGTGCCACGCGAGACTTCCCGCCCAGCACCGGCTGAAGCGCTGCGCCTGGTGGACACACCTGATACCAAGACCATCGCGGCCTTGGTGGAAAAATTCAATCTGCCGATTGAAAAGACCATCAAGACCCTGATCGTGCGCGCCGAAGAAGAAGGCAAGCTGATCGCCCTGGTGATCCGTGGCGACCACGAGCTCAACGAAATCAAGGCTGCCCAGCAACCTGGCGTGGCCAGCCCGCTGGTCATGGCCAGCGATGCCGAACTGCGCGACGCCATTGGCGCCGGTGCCGGCTCGCTCGGCCCGCTGAACCTGCCGCTGCCGATCATCATCGACCGTTCGGTCGAGCTGATGAGCGACTTCGGTATCGGCGCCAACATCGACGACAAGCACTACTTTGGCGTGAACTGGGAACGTGACCTGCCGGTTCCGACCGTGGCCGACCTGCGTAATGTAGTGGCCGGCGACCCAAGCCCGGATGGCAAGGGCACCCTGGAAATCAAGCGCGGCATCGAAGTCGGGCACATCTTCCAGCTGGGCAACAAGTACAGCAAGGCGATGAAGTGCGAAGTGCTGGGCGAGAACGGCAAGCCGATCACCCTGGACATGGGCTGCTACGGCATTGGCGTGTCCCGCGTGGTGGCTGCTGCCATCGAGCAGAACAACGACGAGAAAGGCATCATCTGGAGTGACGCCCTGGCGCCGTTCCAAGTGGCCTTGGTACCGCTGCGCTACGAAACCGAGCAAGTACGCGAAGCCACCGACAAACTGTATGCCGAACTCACGGCCGCCGGTTTTGAAGTGTTGCTGGATGACCGGGACAAGAAAACCAGCCCGGGCATCAAGTTCGCCGACATGGAACTGATTGGCATCCCGCACCGGATAGTGGTCAGTGACCGCGGCCTGGCCGATGGCAATCTGGAATACAAGAGCCGGACCGAAGCCGAAGCCCAACCGTTGCCGGTGGCTGACGTGCTGTCTTTCCTTCAGGCGCGTATTCGTCGCTGA
- the dinB gene encoding DNA polymerase IV gives MTQRKIIHVDCDCFYAAIEMRDDPSLAQKPLAVGGSADRRGVIATCNYEARAYGVRSAMSSRHALKLCPDLTIVKPRMDAYKEASKEIQTIFRDYTDLIEPLSLDEAFLDVSDSPHFGGSATRIAQDIRRRVSNQLHITVSAGVAPNKFLAKIASDWKKPNGLFVITPDQVEDFVSQLPVNKLHGVGKVTADKLARLGIEDCLQLREWNKLALVREFGSFGERLWSLARGIDDRVVQNDSRRQSISVENTYDVDLPDLSSCLAKLPELMETLAGRMARIDSSYRAGKPFVKVKFHDFTQTTLEQAGAGRDLESYQQLLTQAFNRGGKPVRLLGIGVRLLDLSSGNEQLEFSW, from the coding sequence ATGACGCAGCGCAAAATCATCCACGTCGACTGTGATTGCTTCTACGCCGCCATCGAGATGCGCGACGACCCGAGCCTGGCGCAAAAGCCCCTGGCGGTTGGCGGCTCGGCGGACAGAAGAGGGGTGATCGCTACCTGCAACTATGAGGCGCGGGCGTATGGCGTGCGGTCAGCCATGTCGTCACGCCACGCCTTGAAGCTGTGCCCGGACCTGACCATCGTTAAGCCGCGCATGGATGCCTATAAGGAAGCGTCGAAGGAAATCCAGACGATCTTTCGTGATTACACCGACCTGATCGAACCGCTGTCACTGGACGAAGCCTTCTTGGACGTCTCTGACAGCCCGCATTTTGGCGGCAGTGCCACGCGTATCGCCCAGGACATTCGCCGTCGGGTCTCCAACCAACTGCACATCACCGTGTCAGCAGGTGTTGCGCCGAACAAGTTCCTGGCCAAGATCGCCAGCGACTGGAAAAAGCCCAACGGCCTGTTTGTGATCACCCCGGACCAGGTCGAAGACTTCGTGTCCCAGTTACCGGTAAACAAGTTGCACGGCGTCGGCAAGGTCACCGCCGACAAGCTGGCGCGCCTGGGCATTGAAGACTGCCTGCAATTGCGTGAGTGGAACAAGCTGGCGCTGGTGCGTGAATTCGGCAGTTTTGGCGAGCGGCTCTGGAGCCTAGCCCGTGGGATTGATGACCGCGTGGTGCAGAACGATAGCCGCCGGCAATCCATCAGTGTGGAAAACACCTACGACGTGGACCTGCCGGATCTCTCAAGTTGTTTGGCGAAGCTGCCCGAGCTGATGGAAACCCTGGCCGGGCGTATGGCGCGCATCGACAGCAGCTATCGGGCGGGCAAGCCGTTCGTCAAAGTGAAGTTTCATGACTTTACCCAGACCACCTTGGAGCAAGCCGGGGCAGGGCGGGATCTGGAGAGTTATCAACAGCTGTTGACCCAGGCGTTCAATCGCGGCGGCAAACCGGTGCGGTTGCTGGGGATTGGGGTGAGGTTGCTCGACCTAAGCAGCGGTAATGAACAGCTCGAGTTCTCCTGGTAG
- the mprF gene encoding bifunctional lysylphosphatidylglycerol flippase/synthetase MprF: MRANSSEPQDTVTATQPITPARLRWLDLLSKYRQPIGLAVTLLLFAIALIACRHLLLELDLYALHDSILEVPKPALLGAFAAAVIGFIILLGYEFSGARYAGVKLPAKTLALGGFTAFAIGNAIGLSMLSGGSVRYRLYARHGIGASEVAHMTVFASLALGCALPPLAALATLSNLPAASTYLHLSQGLLGGIAGAVLLLSVALCIGIYRRRLAEQPYPDNLLVKAGRRTLRLPGRRLTLLQLVITALDVAAAATVLYMLLPEAPPFGPFLLVYLLALAAGVLSHVPGGVGVFEAILLAAFADKLGAAPLAAALLLYRMIYVVLPLLIACVFLLVNEAQRLFQTQQSLRVASGLAAPVLAVLVFLSGVVLLFSGATPEIDSRLENIGFLIPHRLIDASHFGASLIGVLCLLLAQGLRRRLSAAWMLTMVLLLTGALLSLLKGFDWEEASLMIMTAVLLAIFRRSFYRASRLTELPFSPLYLVASVCVLGASIWLLLFAYQDVPYSHQLWWQFTLDANAPRGLRSLLGAAVLLVIVSLTWLLRTARPVIHLPTPDELERATKILMASSQPDGGLALTGDKALLFHPNDEAFLMYARRGRSLVALYDPIGPTQPRAEMIWQFRDLCDIHHARPVFYQVRAENLPYYMDIGLTAIKLGEEARVDLKRFDLEAKGKEMKDLRYTWNRGTRDGLSLEIFDPGQAPMDELKVISDAWLTGKNVREKGFSLGRFSDDYLKHFRIAIIRFEGRPVAFANLLETYNHDLASLDLMRAHPDAPKLTMEFMMVGLIQHYKNHDYARFSLGMVPLSGLQPRRGAPLTQRLGSMVFRRGEQLYNFQGLRRFKDKFQPDWEPRYMAVPAGLDPLVALADTAALIAGGLTGLVKR; the protein is encoded by the coding sequence ATGCGCGCCAACTCGTCTGAACCACAAGACACCGTCACAGCGACACAACCGATCACACCCGCCCGTTTGCGCTGGCTGGATCTGTTGAGCAAATACCGTCAGCCCATCGGGTTGGCCGTTACCCTGTTGCTGTTCGCAATCGCCCTGATCGCCTGCCGACACCTGCTGTTGGAACTGGACCTGTACGCTCTCCACGACTCGATCCTGGAAGTGCCCAAGCCCGCCCTGCTGGGTGCGTTTGCGGCGGCGGTCATCGGTTTCATCATTCTGTTGGGCTATGAGTTCTCCGGCGCGCGCTATGCCGGGGTGAAGCTGCCCGCCAAAACCTTGGCCCTGGGTGGCTTCACCGCCTTTGCCATCGGCAATGCCATTGGCCTGTCGATGCTCTCCGGCGGTTCGGTGCGCTACCGTTTATATGCACGCCATGGCATCGGGGCTTCAGAAGTCGCGCACATGACCGTGTTCGCCAGCCTGGCCTTGGGCTGCGCCCTGCCGCCGCTGGCTGCATTGGCCACGCTGAGCAACTTGCCGGCAGCATCGACCTACCTGCACCTGTCGCAAGGTTTGCTGGGTGGCATTGCGGGTGCGGTGCTGCTGCTGTCGGTCGCGCTGTGCATCGGCATCTATCGCCGCCGCCTGGCGGAACAACCCTACCCGGACAACCTGCTGGTCAAGGCGGGTCGCCGCACGCTGCGCCTGCCCGGCCGGCGCCTGACGCTCCTGCAACTGGTGATTACCGCACTGGACGTCGCCGCCGCCGCCACCGTCCTTTATATGCTGCTGCCGGAAGCGCCGCCGTTCGGCCCCTTCCTTCTGGTGTACCTGCTGGCCCTGGCCGCCGGTGTGCTCAGCCATGTACCGGGCGGCGTGGGTGTATTCGAAGCGATTCTGCTCGCCGCCTTTGCCGACAAGCTGGGCGCCGCGCCATTGGCCGCCGCCCTGCTGCTGTACCGGATGATCTATGTGGTACTGCCGCTGCTGATCGCCTGTGTGTTCCTGCTGGTCAACGAAGCCCAGCGCCTGTTCCAGACCCAGCAAAGCCTGCGGGTGGCCTCAGGCTTGGCCGCACCGGTGCTGGCCGTACTGGTTTTTTTGTCCGGCGTGGTCCTGCTGTTTTCCGGCGCAACGCCGGAAATCGACTCACGCCTGGAAAACATCGGCTTCCTGATTCCCCACCGCCTGATTGACGCCTCGCACTTTGGTGCCAGCCTGATCGGCGTGCTGTGCCTGTTGCTTGCCCAAGGTTTGCGTCGGCGTTTATCCGCCGCCTGGATGCTGACCATGGTGTTGCTGCTGACCGGCGCCCTGCTCTCGCTGCTTAAAGGCTTCGACTGGGAAGAAGCCAGCCTGATGATCATGACCGCCGTGCTGCTGGCGATCTTCCGGCGCTCGTTCTACCGCGCCAGCCGCCTGACCGAGCTGCCGTTCTCGCCGCTCTACCTGGTGGCCAGCGTGTGCGTGCTGGGGGCCTCGATCTGGCTGCTGCTGTTTGCCTATCAAGACGTACCCTACAGCCATCAGCTGTGGTGGCAGTTCACCCTGGATGCCAACGCCCCACGCGGCCTGCGCTCGTTGCTGGGTGCGGCGGTGCTGCTGGTGATCGTCTCGTTGACCTGGTTGCTGCGCACCGCGCGCCCGGTGATCCACCTGCCGACCCCGGATGAACTGGAACGCGCCACCAAGATCTTGATGGCCTCGTCCCAACCCGACGGCGGCCTGGCACTGACCGGTGACAAGGCGCTGCTGTTCCACCCCAACGATGAAGCCTTCCTGATGTACGCCCGTCGCGGGCGCAGCCTGGTGGCTTTGTATGACCCAATCGGCCCGACCCAACCGCGCGCCGAGATGATCTGGCAGTTCCGTGACCTGTGCGACATCCATCACGCGCGCCCGGTGTTCTACCAGGTACGCGCCGAGAACCTGCCGTACTACATGGACATTGGCCTCACCGCGATCAAGCTGGGTGAAGAAGCCCGCGTCGACCTGAAACGCTTTGACCTGGAAGCCAAGGGCAAAGAGATGAAGGATTTGCGCTACACCTGGAACCGTGGCACCCGGGACGGCCTGTCCCTGGAGATCTTCGACCCGGGCCAGGCGCCGATGGATGAACTCAAAGTCATCTCCGATGCCTGGCTGACGGGCAAGAACGTGCGGGAAAAGGGCTTTTCGCTAGGCCGTTTCAGCGACGACTACCTCAAGCACTTTCGCATCGCGATCATTCGCTTCGAAGGGCGCCCGGTGGCCTTCGCCAACTTGCTCGAGACTTACAACCACGACCTGGCCAGTCTCGACCTGATGCGTGCGCACCCGGACGCGCCGAAGCTGACCATGGAATTCATGATGGTTGGCCTGATTCAACATTATAAGAACCACGACTACGCCCGCTTCAGCCTCGGCATGGTGCCATTGTCGGGCTTGCAACCCCGCCGTGGCGCCCCACTGACCCAACGCCTGGGCTCAATGGTGTTCCGCCGTGGCGAGCAACTGTATAACTTCCAAGGTTTGCGCCGCTTTAAAGACAAGTTCCAGCCTGACTGGGAACCCCGCTATATGGCCGTGCCCGCAGGACTTGATCCGCTGGTGGCACTGGCCGATACCGCTGCCCTGATTGCGGGCGGCTTGACTGGATTGGTGAAACGCTGA